A DNA window from Pseudomonas tohonis contains the following coding sequences:
- the peaB gene encoding quinohemoprotein amine dehydrogenase maturation protein, producing the protein MGAILNLVERNLHEVQVDADRMLFHIPSSSLFATDAVTGGIIDTLRQQGCSPEDLVQRLAGRFPGQEVSETLRELIALELVSDGSPLTPEIGIRRVERTALNTVVLNVNTGCNLSCTYCYKEDLDKPSAGRKMAVETAEASVEMLLRESPDEPRYSVVFFGGEPLSNRALIEHMVGYCERRFAQAGKPVEFIMTTNATLLTEEIVDWLDAHRFGLSISIDGPKTVHDRNRITVGGQGTYDVVRRKADMLLSRYRSRPVGARVTLTRGITDVETIWNHLFNEMGFAEVGFAPVTSGDLSDYNLTGEELVQVFANMKALGRRYLEAALEHRNIGFSNLHQLITDIHEGQKKALPCGAGLKMLAVDHAGGLNLCHRFTGSSLPTFGDVHSGVKQAELNDFLSQRLDRQGTGCDTCRIRNLCSGGCYHESYARYGDPTHPTYHYCDLMRDWVDFGIEVYSRIMAANPAFISRYITPRKAH; encoded by the coding sequence ATGGGCGCAATCTTGAATCTGGTCGAGCGCAACCTGCATGAAGTGCAGGTGGACGCGGACCGCATGCTGTTCCACATCCCCAGCAGTTCGTTGTTCGCCACGGACGCCGTCACCGGCGGCATCATCGACACGCTGCGTCAGCAGGGCTGCTCGCCCGAAGACCTGGTGCAGCGCCTGGCCGGGCGCTTCCCCGGCCAGGAGGTGAGCGAGACCCTGCGCGAGCTGATCGCGCTGGAACTGGTGAGCGACGGCTCGCCACTGACGCCGGAGATCGGCATCAGGCGGGTCGAGCGCACGGCGCTGAACACCGTGGTGCTGAACGTCAACACCGGCTGCAACCTCAGCTGCACCTATTGCTACAAGGAGGACCTCGACAAGCCCTCGGCCGGCCGCAAGATGGCCGTCGAGACCGCCGAAGCCTCGGTGGAGATGCTGCTGCGCGAGTCCCCCGACGAGCCCCGCTACAGCGTGGTGTTCTTCGGCGGCGAACCGCTCTCCAACCGCGCGCTGATCGAGCACATGGTGGGCTACTGCGAGCGGCGTTTCGCACAGGCCGGCAAGCCGGTGGAATTCATCATGACCACCAACGCCACGCTGCTCACCGAGGAAATCGTCGACTGGCTCGACGCCCATCGCTTCGGCCTCTCCATCAGCATCGACGGGCCGAAGACGGTGCACGACCGCAACCGCATCACCGTGGGCGGGCAGGGCACCTACGACGTGGTGCGGCGCAAGGCCGACATGCTGCTGTCGCGCTACCGCAGCCGCCCGGTGGGCGCGCGGGTGACCCTGACCCGTGGCATCACCGATGTCGAAACCATCTGGAACCACCTGTTCAACGAGATGGGTTTCGCCGAGGTGGGTTTCGCCCCGGTCACCTCGGGCGATCTCAGCGACTACAACCTCACGGGCGAGGAACTGGTGCAGGTCTTCGCCAACATGAAGGCCCTCGGCCGACGCTACCTGGAGGCGGCGCTGGAGCACCGCAACATCGGCTTCTCCAACCTGCACCAGCTGATCACCGATATCCACGAGGGGCAGAAGAAGGCGCTGCCCTGCGGCGCCGGCCTGAAGATGCTGGCCGTGGACCACGCTGGCGGGCTCAACCTCTGCCACCGCTTCACCGGCTCCAGCCTGCCCACTTTCGGCGACGTGCACAGCGGAGTGAAACAGGCCGAGCTCAACGACTTCCTCTCCCAGCGCCTGGACCGCCAGGGCACCGGCTGCGACACCTGCCGCATCCGCAACCTCTGCTCCGGCGGCTGCTACCACGAGAGCTACGCCCGCTACGGCGACCCCACCCACCCGACCTACCACTACTGCGACCTGATGCGTGACTGGGTGGACTTCGGCATCGAGGTCTACAGCCGGATCATGGCCGCCAACCCGGCCTTCATCAGCCGCTACATCACCCCGCGGAAGGCGCACTGA
- the qhpC gene encoding quinohemoprotein amine dehydrogenase subunit gamma, with protein sequence MKHLKPLNNKAQLLDQAVAEDRIEDVVAMSAVAGCTSTTDPGWEVDAFGGVSSLCQPMEADLYGCSDPCWWPAQVPDMMSTYQDWNANAADSSQDWRNLGTVFPKDK encoded by the coding sequence ATGAAGCATCTCAAGCCGCTGAACAACAAAGCCCAGTTGCTGGACCAGGCCGTGGCCGAGGACCGCATCGAAGACGTGGTGGCCATGAGCGCCGTGGCCGGCTGCACCTCCACCACCGACCCGGGCTGGGAAGTGGACGCCTTCGGGGGCGTCTCCTCGCTCTGCCAGCCCATGGAGGCGGACCTCTACGGCTGCTCCGACCCCTGCTGGTGGCCGGCCCAGGTGCCGGACATGATGAGCACCTACCAGGACTGGAACGCCAACGCTGCGGATTCCTCGCAGGACTGGCGCAACCTCGGCACCGTCTTCCCCAAAGACAAGTGA
- the peaD gene encoding quinohemoprotein amine dehydrogenase subunit beta, whose protein sequence is MKLNVIAHLATAVASLALGTGAWAADSAGPALKPGSEYLIATNYPNNLHVVDLASDSLYKTCRLPDAFGPGTAMMAPDNKTAYLLNNHFGDLYGVDLDDCKTVFHARLSRNPGEKVRSMFSFALSPDGKELYTTVNPTQVMSDHYVVKPPRLEVFRTADSLDAKPVRSFPMPRQVYLMRAADDGSLFVAGPDIYKMDVHTGRYEVAVPGRNWQRPDYSAPDVLYFWPHQSALHDFSMLYTTAKFKDAKQDLATADFIYGFVSIDLKTGKSTVQDFAPLTELYFTGMRSPKDPNLMFGVLNRLAKYDIRQQKLIKAANLEHTYYCAAFNKAGSKLYLAGTFNDIAVFDPDSLEKVKNIKLPGGDMAITTTQVFVR, encoded by the coding sequence ATGAAACTCAACGTCATCGCCCACCTGGCGACCGCCGTCGCCAGCCTCGCCCTGGGCACCGGCGCCTGGGCCGCCGACAGCGCCGGCCCGGCCCTCAAGCCCGGCAGTGAATACCTGATCGCCACCAACTACCCGAACAACCTCCATGTGGTCGACCTGGCCAGCGACAGCCTCTACAAGACCTGCCGCCTGCCCGACGCCTTCGGCCCCGGCACCGCGATGATGGCGCCGGACAACAAGACCGCCTACCTGCTCAACAACCACTTCGGCGACCTCTACGGCGTCGACCTGGACGACTGCAAGACGGTGTTCCACGCCAGGCTCTCGCGCAACCCGGGGGAGAAGGTGCGCTCGATGTTCTCCTTCGCCTTGAGCCCGGACGGCAAGGAGCTGTACACCACGGTCAACCCGACCCAGGTGATGAGCGACCACTACGTGGTCAAGCCGCCGCGCCTGGAGGTGTTCCGCACCGCCGACAGCCTCGACGCCAAGCCCGTGCGCAGCTTCCCCATGCCGCGCCAGGTGTACCTGATGCGCGCCGCCGACGACGGCAGCCTGTTCGTGGCGGGGCCGGACATCTACAAGATGGACGTGCACACCGGCCGGTACGAGGTGGCGGTGCCCGGACGCAACTGGCAGCGCCCCGACTACAGCGCGCCGGACGTGCTGTACTTCTGGCCGCACCAGAGCGCGCTGCACGACTTCTCCATGCTCTACACCACGGCGAAGTTCAAGGACGCGAAGCAGGACCTGGCCACCGCCGACTTCATCTACGGCTTCGTCAGCATCGACCTGAAGACCGGCAAGAGCACGGTGCAGGACTTCGCCCCGCTCACCGAGCTGTACTTCACCGGCATGCGCTCGCCCAAGGACCCGAACCTGATGTTCGGCGTGCTCAACCGCCTGGCCAAGTACGACATCAGGCAGCAGAAGCTGATCAAGGCCGCCAACCTCGAACACACCTACTACTGCGCGGCCTTCAACAAGGCCGGCAGCAAGCTGTACCTCGCCGGTACCTTCAACGACATCGCGGTGTTCGACCCGGACAGCCTGGAGAAGGTGAAGAACATCAAGCTGCCCGGCGGGGACATGGCCATTACCACGACGCAGGTGTTCGTCCGCTAG
- a CDS encoding AMP-binding protein — MNHPSYTSGRQDKPLLAMTLGAAFDATVARFPEREALVVRHQGLRLTWAQLAAEVERHARALMAIGLEAGDRLGIWAPNCAEWTITQFASAKVGAILVNINPAYRSSELEYALKQSGCRWVICADAFKTSDYHAMLLELAPALADGEPGTLASEKLPELRGVVSLAAEPPAGFLPWAALQARAGEVSAAALAEREGQLQFDDPINIQYTSGTTGFPKGATLSHYNILNNGYMVGESLGLTEHDRLVIPVPLYHCFGMVMGNLGCLTHGSTMIYPGDAFDPLATLAAVAEEKATALYGVPTMFIAELDHPRRRDFDLSSLRTGIMAGATCPIEVMRRVIDEMHMAEVQIAYGMTETSPVSLQTGPDDGLELRVTTVGRTQPHLESKIVDADGRIVPRGQIGELCTRGYSVMLGYWNNPLATTDAIDPGRWMHTGDLAAMDEEGYVRIVGRSKDMIIRGGENIYPRELEEFFFTHPAVADVQVIGIPCNRYGEELVAWVQLHPGHTATAEELRDWARSRIAHFKVPRHFRFVSEFPMTVTGKIQKFRMREISIEEIGP, encoded by the coding sequence ATGAATCACCCCAGCTACACAAGTGGGCGTCAGGACAAGCCATTGCTGGCCATGACCCTGGGCGCCGCCTTCGACGCCACCGTGGCGCGTTTCCCCGAGCGCGAAGCGCTGGTGGTGCGCCACCAGGGCCTGCGCCTGACCTGGGCGCAACTGGCGGCGGAAGTGGAGCGCCATGCCCGCGCGCTCATGGCCATCGGCCTGGAGGCGGGCGACCGCCTCGGCATCTGGGCGCCCAACTGCGCCGAATGGACCATCACCCAGTTCGCCAGCGCCAAGGTCGGCGCCATCCTGGTCAACATCAACCCGGCCTACCGCAGCAGCGAGCTGGAATACGCCCTCAAGCAATCCGGCTGCCGCTGGGTGATCTGCGCCGACGCCTTCAAGACCTCCGACTACCACGCCATGCTGCTGGAACTGGCCCCGGCCCTGGCCGACGGCGAGCCGGGCACGCTCGCCAGCGAGAAGCTGCCGGAGCTGCGCGGCGTGGTCAGCCTGGCCGCCGAGCCACCGGCCGGCTTCCTCCCCTGGGCCGCCCTGCAGGCGCGGGCCGGGGAGGTGAGCGCCGCAGCGCTGGCCGAGCGCGAGGGCCAGTTGCAGTTCGACGACCCGATCAACATCCAGTACACCTCCGGCACCACCGGCTTCCCCAAGGGCGCCACCCTCAGCCACTACAACATCCTCAACAACGGCTACATGGTCGGCGAGAGCCTGGGCCTCACCGAGCACGACCGCCTGGTGATCCCGGTGCCGCTCTACCACTGCTTCGGCATGGTCATGGGCAACCTCGGCTGCCTGACCCACGGCAGCACGATGATCTACCCGGGCGATGCCTTCGACCCCCTGGCCACCCTGGCCGCCGTGGCGGAGGAAAAGGCCACCGCGCTGTACGGCGTGCCCACCATGTTCATCGCCGAGTTGGACCACCCCCGGCGCCGCGACTTCGACCTCTCCAGCCTGCGCACCGGGATCATGGCCGGCGCCACCTGCCCCATCGAAGTGATGCGCCGGGTGATCGACGAGATGCACATGGCCGAGGTGCAGATCGCCTACGGCATGACCGAGACCAGCCCGGTGTCCCTGCAGACCGGCCCCGATGACGGCCTGGAACTGCGCGTCACCACCGTCGGCCGTACCCAGCCGCACCTGGAAAGCAAGATCGTCGACGCCGACGGCCGCATCGTCCCGCGTGGGCAGATCGGCGAGCTGTGCACCCGTGGCTACAGCGTCATGCTCGGCTACTGGAACAACCCGCTGGCGACGACGGACGCCATCGACCCCGGCCGCTGGATGCACACCGGCGACCTGGCGGCCATGGACGAGGAGGGCTATGTGCGCATCGTCGGGCGCAGCAAGGACATGATCATCCGCGGTGGCGAGAACATCTATCCGCGCGAGCTGGAGGAATTCTTCTTCACCCACCCGGCGGTGGCCGACGTGCAGGTGATCGGCATCCCCTGCAACCGCTACGGCGAGGAGCTGGTGGCCTGGGTCCAGCTGCACCCCGGCCACACGGCCACGGCGGAAGAACTGCGCGACTGGGCCCGCTCACGCATCGCCCACTTCAAGGTGCCGCGGCACTTCCGCTTCGTCAGCGAATTCCCCATGACCGTGACCGGCAAGATCCAGAAATTCCGCATGCGCGAAATCAGCATCGAGGAGATCGGCCCGTAG
- a CDS encoding DUF695 domain-containing protein — translation MTDDWDFYFAQVDDRPASLYVDLGAVREAPLEHLPFMAYVRLHMRTPRDDGLSSQDEFDRLIEIEDQLTARLVNEGCAYLGRYTGNGLRDFFYFVGDPSLWEGRVAAVLEGFPEYEYEAGTREDREWSTYFDFLFPPAEDQQRISNRRLCAVLESNGDTLETPREIDHWFYLPDEARGQALIAEAATLEFAVRNCGWTEDEDAYQVQLWREDIPQPGHIDELTLAMLALALAFDGDYDGWETVLVTDEPTTLH, via the coding sequence ATGACTGACGACTGGGATTTCTATTTCGCACAGGTCGACGACCGCCCCGCCTCCCTCTACGTCGACCTCGGCGCGGTGCGCGAGGCGCCCCTGGAGCACCTGCCGTTCATGGCCTACGTGCGCCTGCACATGCGCACGCCGCGTGACGACGGCCTCTCCAGCCAGGATGAATTCGACCGGCTGATCGAGATCGAGGACCAGCTGACGGCGCGCCTGGTCAACGAAGGCTGCGCCTACCTGGGCCGCTACACCGGCAACGGCCTGCGCGATTTCTTCTACTTCGTGGGCGACCCGTCGCTCTGGGAGGGCCGGGTGGCCGCCGTGCTGGAGGGTTTCCCCGAGTACGAGTACGAAGCCGGCACCCGGGAAGACCGGGAATGGTCGACCTACTTCGACTTCCTCTTCCCGCCCGCCGAGGACCAGCAACGCATCAGCAACCGCCGCCTGTGCGCGGTGCTGGAAAGCAATGGCGACACGCTGGAGACCCCGCGCGAGATCGACCACTGGTTCTACCTGCCCGACGAGGCCCGTGGCCAGGCGCTGATCGCCGAGGCGGCCACCCTCGAATTCGCCGTGCGCAACTGTGGCTGGACCGAGGATGAGGACGCCTACCAGGTGCAGCTGTGGCGCGAGGACATCCCCCAGCCCGGGCACATCGACGAGCTGACCCTGGCGATGCTGGCCCTGGCGCTGGCCTTCGACGGCGATTACGACGGCTGGGAGACGGTGCTGGTGACGGACGAGCCGACGACGCTGCATTGA
- a CDS encoding DUF1615 domain-containing protein — MNLAPASLVLVAAALLAGCGSQRSQEGPQLTPAEVRAQVARLIPSSVVDRQGWATDIQVAFTAQELATVKSNFCAVLAVTEQESTYQADPAVPGLAKIARQEIDRRAARLHLPGFLVDSALDIRSPTGKTYAERLAAVRTERQLSVIFDDFIGMVPLGRQLFGTFNPVHTGGPMQVSIAFAQEHAEHYPYPTTGSVRDEVFTRRGGLYFGIAHLLGYEADYPEPLYRFADFNAGWYASRNAAFQQAVSLASGMPLALDGDLIIHGSRDAGSTEKAVRTLGRRLDMGDGAIRRALEQGDGPDFAETELYEKVFALAEKGAGRKLPRAVLPGITLQSPKITRKLTTAWFAKRVDERYQRCMAR; from the coding sequence ATGAATCTCGCCCCCGCCAGTCTCGTCCTCGTCGCCGCCGCGCTGCTGGCCGGCTGCGGCAGCCAGCGCAGCCAGGAGGGCCCGCAGCTCACCCCGGCCGAGGTGCGCGCCCAGGTGGCGCGGCTGATTCCCAGCAGCGTGGTGGACCGCCAGGGCTGGGCCACGGACATCCAGGTGGCCTTCACCGCCCAGGAGCTGGCCACGGTGAAGAGCAACTTCTGCGCGGTGCTGGCGGTGACCGAGCAGGAGTCGACCTACCAGGCCGACCCGGCGGTGCCGGGCCTGGCGAAGATCGCCCGCCAGGAGATCGACCGCCGTGCCGCGCGCCTGCACCTGCCGGGCTTTTTGGTGGATTCGGCGCTGGACATCCGCTCGCCCACCGGCAAGACCTACGCCGAGCGCCTCGCAGCCGTGCGCACCGAGCGCCAGCTGAGCGTGATCTTCGATGACTTCATCGGCATGGTGCCCCTCGGCCGCCAGCTGTTCGGCACCTTCAACCCGGTGCACACCGGCGGCCCCATGCAGGTCAGCATCGCCTTCGCCCAGGAGCACGCCGAGCACTACCCGTACCCGACCACCGGCAGCGTGCGCGACGAGGTGTTCACCCGCCGTGGCGGCCTGTACTTCGGCATCGCCCACCTGCTCGGCTACGAGGCGGACTACCCCGAGCCGCTGTACCGCTTCGCCGACTTCAACGCCGGCTGGTACGCCAGCCGCAACGCCGCCTTCCAGCAGGCGGTGAGCCTGGCCAGCGGCATGCCCCTGGCGCTGGATGGCGACCTGATCATCCACGGCAGCCGCGATGCCGGTTCCACCGAGAAGGCGGTGCGCACCCTGGGGCGGCGCCTGGACATGGGCGATGGCGCCATCCGCCGCGCCCTGGAGCAGGGCGACGGGCCGGATTTCGCCGAAACGGAGCTGTACGAGAAGGTCTTCGCCCTGGCCGAGAAGGGAGCCGGGCGCAAGCTGCCCCGCGCGGTGCTGCCGGGCATCACCCTGCAGAGTCCGAAGATCACCCGCAAGCTGACCACGGCCTGGTTCGCCAAGCGTGTCGACGAGCGCTACCAGCGCTGCATGGCACGTTGA
- a CDS encoding ferritin-like domain-containing protein: MPSVTSARPDRSELVSVGVGVIGQAPSTADDPGEDWRSRGEHAFAAMARSDSSLFIAKLEEAVLAESICVQLYDSLLDRAMHHHGNRAELVATFRQIRDEELAHVWTLIEALETVGVRARTALAEHPRTWGIAAQRVAQVLAQPDSTVPQCLHAMLIYELGEQAAWETLVTLVGAMGDDSWLRRFQAVLQDEQRHANTIKALLSRELPEA, from the coding sequence ATGCCCAGTGTCACCTCAGCACGCCCCGACCGCAGCGAGCTCGTCAGCGTCGGCGTCGGCGTCATCGGCCAGGCCCCGTCCACGGCCGATGATCCCGGCGAAGACTGGCGCAGCCGTGGCGAACACGCCTTCGCCGCCATGGCGCGCAGCGATTCGAGCCTGTTCATCGCCAAGCTGGAAGAGGCCGTGCTTGCGGAAAGCATCTGCGTACAGCTCTACGATTCGCTGCTGGACCGTGCCATGCACCACCACGGCAACCGCGCCGAGCTGGTGGCGACCTTCCGGCAGATCCGCGATGAAGAGCTGGCCCACGTCTGGACCCTGATCGAGGCCCTGGAAACCGTTGGCGTGCGGGCCCGCACCGCGCTGGCCGAGCACCCTCGCACCTGGGGCATCGCCGCCCAGCGCGTGGCCCAGGTGCTGGCGCAACCGGACAGCACCGTGCCGCAATGCCTGCACGCCATGCTCATCTACGAGCTGGGCGAGCAGGCCGCCTGGGAAACCCTGGTGACCCTGGTCGGCGCCATGGGTGACGACTCCTGGCTGCGTCGTTTCCAGGCCGTGCTGCAGGACGAGCAGCGCCACGCCAACACCATCAAGGCGCTGCTGTCCCGCGAGCTGCCCGAGGCTTAG
- a CDS encoding VOC family protein — protein MSLSPFHLAIPVHDLAAARHFYGEVFGLAEGRSSEHWVDFDFFGHQLVIHEHPKTSSQEAAHTNAVDGHDVPVPHFGVVLPWAEWEALAERLRGLGTRFVIEPYVRFKGQVGEQATLFLLDPCGNALEFKAFKDMGQLFAK, from the coding sequence ATGAGTCTTTCCCCCTTCCACCTGGCCATCCCCGTCCATGACCTGGCCGCCGCGCGGCACTTCTACGGCGAGGTGTTCGGCCTCGCCGAGGGTCGCTCCAGCGAACACTGGGTGGACTTCGATTTCTTCGGCCACCAACTGGTGATCCACGAGCACCCGAAGACCTCCAGCCAGGAGGCCGCCCACACCAACGCGGTGGACGGCCACGACGTGCCGGTGCCGCATTTCGGCGTGGTGTTGCCCTGGGCGGAATGGGAAGCCCTCGCCGAGCGCCTGCGCGGGCTGGGCACGCGGTTCGTGATCGAGCCCTATGTGCGCTTCAAGGGCCAGGTGGGCGAACAGGCGACCCTGTTCCTGTTAGACCCGTGCGGCAACGCCCTGGAGTTCAAGGCGTTCAAGGACATGGGGCAGTTGTTCGCCAAGTGA
- a CDS encoding LysR family transcriptional regulator — translation MLRELRTFIAVARHGTFAAAGMHIGLTQSAVSAQIRNLEQALGVRLFDRTGRQAILNAAGHRALPMAREMLEIFTRMATPEAAEQFSGELRIGAIATVQTGLLAAALLRLREAAPKVEPKLIPGVSLNLLSQVDAGELDLAILIEPPFDLPKELHAEILREEDFVLIVPCELEGDDPLRILASQPLVRYDRTSFGGRQVTRFLRRQRLEIQVALELDELDAIVRMVEAGLGVSLIPEAGLWLEREAAIRVIRLGELTFQRRIILLTRHGQRSQPILQLFARCLQGA, via the coding sequence ATGCTGCGCGAACTCCGCACCTTCATCGCCGTCGCCCGCCACGGCACCTTCGCCGCCGCCGGGATGCACATCGGCCTGACCCAGTCGGCGGTCAGCGCGCAGATCCGCAACCTGGAGCAAGCCCTCGGCGTGCGCCTGTTCGATCGCACCGGGCGCCAGGCCATCCTCAATGCCGCCGGGCACCGCGCGCTGCCCATGGCGCGGGAGATGCTGGAGATCTTCACGCGCATGGCCACCCCGGAGGCGGCCGAGCAGTTCAGCGGCGAGCTGCGCATCGGCGCCATCGCCACGGTGCAGACCGGCCTGCTGGCCGCCGCACTGCTGCGCCTGCGCGAGGCCGCGCCCAAGGTCGAGCCCAAGCTGATCCCCGGTGTCTCGTTGAACCTGCTGAGCCAGGTGGACGCGGGTGAACTGGACCTGGCGATCCTCATCGAGCCGCCGTTCGACCTGCCCAAGGAGCTGCATGCCGAGATCCTGCGCGAAGAGGATTTCGTGCTCATCGTGCCCTGCGAGCTGGAGGGCGATGACCCGCTGCGCATCCTCGCCAGCCAGCCGCTGGTGCGCTACGACCGCACCTCCTTCGGCGGGCGCCAGGTCACCCGCTTCCTCCGTCGTCAGCGGCTGGAGATCCAGGTGGCACTGGAACTCGATGAGCTCGATGCCATCGTGCGCATGGTCGAAGCGGGGCTCGGGGTCTCGCTGATCCCCGAGGCGGGCCTGTGGCTGGAGCGCGAGGCCGCCATCCGCGTCATCCGCCTGGGCGAGCTGACCTTCCAGCGGCGCATCATCCTGCTGACCCGTCATGGCCAGCGCAGCCAGCCCATCCTGCAGCTCTTCGCCCGCTGCCTGCAGGGCGCCTGA
- a CDS encoding DUF3509 domain-containing protein, whose translation MQIAIKEFFDAFPGYTVSITPRPDGKLLLTLDKDDHPTLRKAIDSDAVFCQKRVRGLIRELIRDIKLAAGEVSWKGEGNQWVRGELPTFTGGPIQITAAKTLFARRALHPGSVGRQAVAG comes from the coding sequence ATGCAGATCGCCATCAAAGAATTCTTCGACGCCTTCCCTGGCTACACCGTCTCCATCACGCCCCGTCCCGACGGCAAGCTGCTGCTGACCCTCGATAAGGACGACCACCCGACCCTGCGCAAGGCCATCGACAGTGACGCGGTGTTCTGCCAGAAGCGGGTGCGCGGCCTGATCCGCGAGCTGATCCGCGACATCAAGCTCGCCGCGGGCGAAGTGAGCTGGAAGGGCGAGGGCAACCAGTGGGTCCGTGGCGAGCTGCCGACCTTCACCGGCGGCCCGATCCAGATCACCGCCGCCAAGACGCTGTTCGCCCGACGCGCCCTGCACCCTGGCTCGGTCGGCCGCCAGGCCGTGGCGGGTTGA
- the tam gene encoding trans-aconitate 2-methyltransferase, with the protein MSWSAAQYRKFEDERNRPIHDLLAQVPEHPVARAIDLGCGPGNSTQLLLERFPDARVTGLDSSEDMIEAARQRLPDVNFQVGDITRWSSAEPVDLILANASLQWVPDHASLLPALLARLAPGGSLAVQMPDNLDEPAHRLMREIASQGPWAERLADAHRARDSRHPASWYFGVLREAGVRVNVWRTVYHHALAGGPKAIVEWFKGSGLRPFLAPLSAAEQEQYLARYEAAVAGAYPSYADGCVLLPFPRLFFVATR; encoded by the coding sequence ATGAGCTGGTCCGCCGCGCAATACCGGAAGTTCGAAGACGAGCGCAATCGCCCCATCCATGACCTGCTGGCGCAGGTGCCCGAGCACCCCGTGGCGCGGGCGATCGACCTGGGCTGCGGCCCGGGCAACTCCACCCAACTGCTCCTCGAGCGTTTTCCCGATGCCCGGGTCACCGGCCTGGACAGCTCGGAGGACATGATCGAGGCCGCCCGCCAGCGCCTGCCGGACGTCAACTTCCAGGTGGGCGACATCACCCGCTGGAGCAGCGCCGAGCCGGTCGACCTGATCCTCGCCAACGCCTCCCTGCAATGGGTGCCGGACCACGCCAGCCTGCTGCCGGCGCTGCTGGCCCGGCTTGCCCCCGGCGGCAGCCTGGCGGTGCAGATGCCCGACAACCTGGACGAACCGGCCCACCGGCTGATGCGCGAGATCGCATCCCAAGGCCCCTGGGCCGAGCGCCTGGCGGACGCCCACCGGGCCCGGGACAGCCGCCATCCGGCGTCGTGGTATTTCGGCGTCCTGCGCGAAGCCGGCGTACGGGTCAACGTCTGGCGGACCGTCTACCACCACGCGCTGGCGGGCGGCCCGAAGGCCATCGTCGAGTGGTTCAAGGGCAGCGGCCTGCGTCCCTTCCTCGCGCCGCTTTCGGCCGCCGAGCAGGAGCAGTACCTGGCCCGTTACGAGGCCGCAGTGGCGGGGGCCTATCCCAGCTACGCCGATGGCTGCGTGCTGCTGCCCTTCCCCCGCCTGTTCTTCGTCGCCACCCGCTGA
- a CDS encoding DMT family transporter encodes MTVPAAHPTTTRGSTLLLTGLAMLAFAGNSVLCRLALKHTAIDAASFTVLRIASGALMLWFLLRWRSAGKPMAGSWPGALALVVYAAGFSLAYVHLETGTGALLLFGAVQLSMLSYGFLRGERLGLLGAAGLLLAMAGLLVLLLPGASAPPLGSALLMLVAGLAWAVYSLLGKGSGDPLAATTGNFVRGIPIALACALPFLHDLHYDPAGAGFALLSGAVASGLGYAIWYAAVARLAAIQAATVQLSVPIIAATAGILLLGEALTLTLAISSIAVLGGVGLVLGSKVR; translated from the coding sequence ATGACCGTGCCTGCCGCCCACCCGACCACCACCCGGGGCTCCACGTTGCTGCTCACCGGCCTGGCGATGCTCGCCTTCGCCGGCAACTCGGTGCTTTGCCGCCTGGCCCTGAAGCACACGGCCATCGATGCCGCCAGCTTCACCGTGCTGCGCATCGCCAGCGGCGCGCTGATGCTGTGGTTCCTGCTCAGGTGGCGCAGCGCCGGCAAGCCCATGGCCGGCAGTTGGCCAGGCGCGCTGGCGCTGGTGGTGTACGCGGCGGGGTTTTCCCTGGCCTATGTCCACCTGGAGACCGGCACCGGCGCCCTGCTGCTGTTCGGCGCGGTGCAGTTGAGCATGCTGTCCTACGGCTTCCTGCGCGGTGAGCGGCTCGGGCTGCTGGGCGCGGCGGGCCTGTTGCTGGCCATGGCCGGGTTGCTGGTGCTGCTGTTGCCGGGCGCCAGTGCGCCGCCCCTGGGCAGTGCGCTGCTGATGCTGGTGGCGGGGCTCGCCTGGGCGGTCTATTCGCTGCTGGGCAAGGGCTCCGGCGATCCGCTGGCTGCCACCACCGGCAACTTCGTGCGGGGCATCCCGATCGCCCTGGCCTGCGCCCTGCCCTTTCTCCACGACCTGCACTACGACCCCGCCGGCGCGGGCTTCGCCCTGCTCTCCGGCGCCGTGGCCTCCGGCCTGGGCTACGCCATCTGGTACGCGGCGGTGGCCCGGCTGGCGGCGATCCAGGCCGCCACGGTCCAGCTCAGCGTGCCGATCATCGCGGCGACGGCGGGCATCCTGCTGCTCGGGGAAGCACTGACCCTCACCCTGGCGATCTCGTCCATTGCGGTGCTGGGAGGCGTGGGGCTGGTCCTGGGCAGCAAGGTGCGCTGA